A single Nomascus leucogenys isolate Asia chromosome 14, Asia_NLE_v1, whole genome shotgun sequence DNA region contains:
- the SNRPG gene encoding small nuclear ribonucleoprotein G isoform X4, whose translation MKLNGGRHVQGILRGFDPFMNLVIDECVEMATSGQQNNIGMVVIRGNSIIMLEALERV comes from the exons tGAAATTAAATGGTGGCAGACATGTCCAAGGAATATTGCGGGGATTTGATCCCTTTATGAACCTTGTGATTGATGAATGTGTGGAGATGGCGACTAGTGGACAACAGAACAATATTGGAATGGTG gtAATACGAGGAAATAGTATCATCATGTTAGAAGCCTTGGAACGAGTATGA
- the SNRPG gene encoding small nuclear ribonucleoprotein G isoform X3 translates to MDKKLSLKLNGGRHVQGILRGFDPFMNLVIDECVEMATSGQQNNIGMVVIRGNSIIMLEALERV, encoded by the exons tGAAATTAAATGGTGGCAGACATGTCCAAGGAATATTGCGGGGATTTGATCCCTTTATGAACCTTGTGATTGATGAATGTGTGGAGATGGCGACTAGTGGACAACAGAACAATATTGGAATGGTG gtAATACGAGGAAATAGTATCATCATGTTAGAAGCCTTGGAACGAGTATGA